The genome window AGCCGGCTTTATCGGCAGGCGACCCGGATTTCACCGAAGCCACCCATATCCCGCTGAGACTGCCATCTTCAGAAACTACAGCCTGTCCGTTGATGCCAATGGATTCATAATCTTTCCCGGAACGAAGCGTTTCGATAACTGAGAGAGCATCCTGAGCATTGATAGCAAAGTTATAGTCGTACTGGTCGTTTCCAGCATAATTAATACCGACAACTTTGCCTTCGTTGTTGACGAGCGGTCCTCCGGAATTCCCTCTCCGAATACGGGCGTCATGTTCAATCACCGAGTCCACGGATGCCCATGAGACTTCTCCGCTGGCTTTGGCTTTGGAAACAATGCCTTTCGTCAGGGTGTATTCGGGATCGCCCAGGGGGAATCCCGCGGCGTAAACCTCCAAACCCGGCTTAACCTCCCCTTTGTAAAACTCCAGGTAAGGATATCCGTCACCTTCCAGGTCAATTACAGCCAGGTCCCAGCATTCCGAAACCCCCAGTACTTTGGCATTGCGGGGTTTGCTTTCTCCGGCAACAAAGACTTTCAGCAGCGCTGCGCCGGTCACTACGTGATTGTTGGTCACCGCAATACCTGAAGGATCAATAATCAACCCACTTCCACGTCCTGCTACGTTATATAATGTGCCGAATTCCGGGTCAACAAATGTCCCCTGGGCTTCAATCTGGATAGTGGCTTTACGTACATCCTCCACACTGGTTACCAATCCTTCGGGTACAGGGGTAGCCGTGGGTTCTACGGGCTCAGGGGTGGCGGATGGGACGATGACTTCGGGTGTCTTAGGCGTGGAGGGCGCACATGCACTTAAGATCAGCCCGAAGAGGACAATTACACTAAATATTCGAAAGGGATTCATACTTTTTCTCCTTGGGATTTAGACTTATTTTACCTAATTTGGTAATATATACAAAATTTTTACATATTTTGTAATGAAACTAGAATACAAAAAGATCTCCTTTTCATGCTGAAATCAATTGCAGGAAAGGTGGGGGCTTTTCTTGTTTAGAAAAACACTTCACACTTTCGTGGTAAATTTTTATACTATATAAACTGCAAGATTATACATTTTCCAGAATCATAATCCATTATGCATATTTTCTTGTAAAAAAATAGTGGGGGATGGGTGATTTTTATGCAAAAAGCCCTTGCATTTTTGCAAGGGCTGATGGGCTTATCCTCTTTTCCACGCTGTTCCTTTTTGGATGGCTTTGAGGGTATTCCAGAACACGCGAATCCACAACAAAAGCAACCCCAGTGCAAAAAGCGCTCCCAGCGTTTCAAAGAAAGCAGACTGCAGGGTTCGGGCGAGGGATAACGTCAGCGCAGTAAATGCCCCGCCGGGAAAAATATACCCCCACCAGCCAGGATTGTATGGGATACCTCCATGTTTTTCCGCCCGGAGGGTGATGGGCAGAACGACCCCCAGCCACCAAATGCCCAAGCCCCACAGGGCCAGTGCCGCTACGCTGGCGAGTGGCAGGAAGATCGTCATGGCTTCACCCAGGAAGGAAGTCCCGGCTTGTGCCAGACGCAAGAGCACCAGGCCGCCTACGCCAAGGGGACCCAAACCAATCCACAGGGAGGGAATCATTCCGGCAGGTGGCAGGGAATGAAAGATGAGCCGTTCATAGAGAATTGCCGCTACCATCAGGAAAAGGAAAAATCCCGCACCCCAGAAGGCAATTGAAAGAGCATATAGAGGATTCTGAAAGGATTCCGGCGCAAGAGGAATGAGGGAAAGCAAAGCCAGTGGAATGATGATGTTGGTTACCGGCGGAATAAACCACGCCCCGTTGGCTTGGTCTTTGCGCACCTCCGGATTGAGAAACAGAAAATACGTGAAAGCCACACTGAAGGCAAACCCAAGTACTGTCCCAATACCGCTCAGGATAATCAGCAGACTGGTGGAAACAGAAGGAGGAAGCCAGAGTTTTCCTGCGCTGGCAGTAGCACTGGCTAATACCAGGAAGCCTGCCGGCAAGGTTGCAAACATGGCTCCGAAGATGGGATGTTTGAGGTCTTGCAGGCTTTCTTGAGGGTAAACGATCCAGCGATATACAGTGGGGATCAGCAATCCGATTAGTAAGATCAGTGCGAAGAGATGAAACCCCACAGCAGCGGCTTGCAATACTGGCTTGAGAGCAACGAGACCGGCAGGGTTGAGCGAGAGAATGGTGGCGAGGATTGCAGTTCCCATTACAGCGCCAAACCAGCCGGGGTGGAAGGTACGCAGAATTTCCTGTCGAGAGCTTTGGACAGACATGTGCGGTGTTTATCTCCTTTTTGCCGAACTCTTTACATCAGATGCACGATGTTTCAAAAAGATACTTTTTGAAAAAAGCCGATTTCAGGTGCTTGTCGGAATTATTCTGTGATAGACTAAACCATAAGGGTGCTTAAATTTCAGGGACAATGATTAATCCTGAGCCATTGGACAAATTACGGAAGTTCTTCGGGGCAGAAGGGGAATCCTTTGTCCGAGAGGTCGTTACGCGCTACCTTCAGGGCGTAGAAGGGATGCTTACCGATTTGGAGCGTTTTCTGCAACAGCAGGACACCGTTCAGTTCGCCCGGGTTGCGCATACTCTGAAAGGCAATAGCGCCTCGGTGGGTGCTGAGGAAGTTTCTTCCCTGGCGGCAGAATTGGAGATGATGGGCAGAAATGGCGATCTGAGCGGAGCCCCTGAAAAAATTCTGCTTCTCCGAAATGCTTTTTCAATCGCTAAAAATGAATTGGAGCAGATGCTCCGAGGGAAGGCCCCCTGAACCTCTCAGTCTCCCGGACTGGGGGTGGAAACCAGCACAATCGTACCCAAGTCCTGTGTCTTTCCCCGTTGAACGGAAATGGGATATTCATTTCCCATACCGTTGCGCGCTACTACCAGCGAATAGTTTCCTGCCGGAAGAGTGAGAGAAAATTGTCCATCAGCATTTGTGCTGGTTTGCCATTTTGTCCCAGTGATGAAAATCTCGGCATTCAAAGGTTTCCCATCTTTGTTCACCACGATTCCCTGAACGCTGCCTGTACCTGCAAGCGTTTTGGCTGCAGGGCTCTGGAAAAAGTTAATGGCGGCTAAAATTATAATGATTACTGCCATCCCCACCAGTAAAGACCGAAAGCGCTTTCTGCCGGTGGATGAATTGCTCTTTTTCTCCACAGGCAATCCCTTGCGATAGGTTTCCAGAGAAGGTGATTGTTCTTGTGGCATGCTTCCTCCCCTTTGGGTTTGTCATTTCACCGAATTGACCGTTACCTGATCGACGCTGATGGTGGAATTATCCCAGGTGCGCAGTCCCATACCGCCCTCAGTATAGGTGTTATCACGGGCTTCCAGGACCTTAACCCCATCCACATAGGCAATGTACGTGTTCCCCTGAACGACTAACTGGATATTTCGTGGCTGGCTGTACCAGTCGAATGAAGGGGCTTTGGCAACGGCAAAAGGCGGGCTGATTTCACTGCCATTGACCCATTTTCGGAAGATGAACCCCCCATATCCCGGGTCGTATTGAAAAGAATACCCGTTGACGGCATTCGGGTTGGTAGCACGGAAAAAGATGCCATAGCCATTGCCCTGAAACAATTGGGCTCCGTTTAACGAGATAACATAATCTTTCTGGGGGAGGTCACGGAAAATCCTTCCTTCTCCAGGACCTGCCAGCAACTTGCCGTCCTGGGTCTTCCAGATACCGCGCACAATCGTCCAGGCATTCAGATTATTAAAGTCATCGCTGAAAAGGGTTTGACAGGCGTTGGAGCGGCTGATTCCACAGTACACCAGGGTAAAAGCGTCACGCAGGCTGAGTCCCATGGCTTGCAAACTGAGATAAACGGCGACCAGCAGAAGCGCCACAAAAAGGGCGTATTCGATTAAACCCTGTCCTTGTTCTCGATATCCTCTTCTAACCATGGCTGTTCTTCTCCGCAAGGTACTCCATCACCCGCTGATAGGTTGGGGTTGGATTGACGGGCGGGTTATTCTTGTGATCTTCCCGGCTCAAGAGATAGGCAAAATTTTCAAAGAGGGCAACCAGAGGGGGGTTGGTGTCATCCAGGACTGCCGGCACACCCAAATTAATGGATTTGACCAGAGGCTCTGAAGCATATGGAATCACCACGTCGATTTCCCGTTTCAGGGTCTTTTCAATGGCTTTTCGTGCCAACCCGCGACGTTCAAAGGTCCAGTTCAGCAGTAACTTGACACGCTCCAGGGGGTAGTTGAGCATTTGGAAAGTTTCCATTGCAAGCAAGGTGGCCCGCACCGAGGCTAATTCCGGCGCCAGCAACAACCAGATTTCATCGGCTGTGTCCAGTCCGGCGAGGGTTTTCTCGCAGAACTCATGGGGCAGATCCAGGATGATATAGGGGTATTCTTTTTTCAGCAAGTCCAGCACATGGGACACTTTGGGTCCGTCAATCATTTCCCCCTCTTCAGGGTGATTGGGGGCTACCAGCACCAGAACTCCACTTTCATGGGGACGGAGCACATTCCGCAGGACTTCAATGTCTATCTCTTCATTGGGAATGCGTGCCAGATCTGCCCAGGAATTGCGTGGTGGGATGTTCATCATCAGCGCACATTGTCCACATGCCAGCACCAAGTCCACCAGGGCAGTGGGTGTACCCCAGAGTCGTGTCAGCGCAATCGCTGTGTTGGTAGCCAGGGTGGTTGTGCCAATACCCCCTCTGAGAGAGAAGAAAGCAATCACCTTCCCCGGACGTACCTCTGGAGCCTTCACTGTGGCTTTGATGCGAGCCATACGGCGAAGCAGCACATTCACCCGCATGGTAAGTTCAATGGGGTCGAATGGCTTGGGGATGTAATCATCGGCGCCCGAGTCAAAGCCCTTGATTTTGTCTTCAACCGTTGAAAGTGAGGTGACCAGAATAATGGGGATGGCTGAGGTAATCGGATTGGAACGGATGCGCTGACAGGCTTCGTACCCGTCCATCTCCGGCATATTGACGTCCATAATGATTAAGTCGGGCTGATGGGCAATGGCTTTCTCGACGGCTTGTACCCCGTTTTCGGCTTCGAGAAATTCAAAGCCCTCGGTCGAGAGGGTCTTTGTGACCATCAGACGCATCAACGCATCGTCATCTACCACAAGAATCTTTTCGGGCATGGTAGAACGCCCTCCTATCTCAAGGTTCTGCGATGATTGACCTGTATCTCTACAAAAAGAACCATTTTTATTTTACGGCTTTTTTTGAAGAAAATATCCCCAGAGTCATCCTTGTTAACCAGCCGTAAAGAACTTATCCTTGAGGAAAGGGATAAATTTACATTTACTTTTCACTTCGTAAAATCGTCTTGTCAGTCTCCCGGGTTTCGTATATTCTAGAATGCGGGAGGCAATCTATGAGGGGAGATAACAGGAGAGAAAAAGGTCAGGGGTTACTTGAATATGCTCTGATTATTCTGCTGGTGGCGGCAGTAACAGGCTTGGCGCTGGCAGTGAGCGGCGTTTCACTTCGGGATGTCTATGAGCGGATGCTAAATGCCTTGAGTGGTAAAACCTCTCCCGCAAGTTGCAGTGTGAGTGCGGCTCAGTTGGCGAACTGGCAGGGACTGGAGGGGAACTGGCGGGGTGGCATTCAACCAGCAGTGGACGGTTTTCAGGTCTGTCAGTTGTGTGCAGGCATGCTGGGAGGCTATTCGGGAAGTGATTATGTTCTTGACCTGTCGGGTGTACAGGTAGAGAATGTTTTACCCGCCAATAACGGTTTTGGCGTGGCATTTCGGGCTGAAAGCGGCGAAAACGGCATGAGCGGGTACATGTTCGAAATCGAACAGCAAAATAAAACTAAGCCTCCTGTGGTTTCCTTTACCAAGTGGGTGAATGGTGTTCGGGTTAACCCTTCGCTGGGGGAGGTTGAGTTACCCATGGGCTATGATTGGACAACTTCTCCCAGGATTCAAATTGATGTGCGCGGAGATACCTTCACGGCTTATCTGGACGGCAAACCCATTCTCACGGTTAAAGACACTACTTACAAAAAGGGTGGGGTAGGGGTCGCTACCAAGAACGGTACCACCCTGAGATTCAAGGACATTACCGCTCAGGACCCTGCTTGTCAGCCTGTTCAACAGGGAAGTTCCCCCGTGGCCACTGCCACACCTGTTCCTTCTCCCACAGTTGGAAAGACATTTTTTCCTCAACCTGTTGAGACCTTGCCGCCCGGCAAGCAAAAACCCTAGATGGGAGGAAAGATGATTTTCGAAGAGTCTCCCTCGCTGGAATTATATAAAAAGGGCATTCCTGAGAAA of Anaerolinea thermophila UNI-1 contains these proteins:
- a CDS encoding S1C family serine protease, with the translated sequence MNPFRIFSVIVLFGLILSACAPSTPKTPEVIVPSATPEPVEPTATPVPEGLVTSVEDVRKATIQIEAQGTFVDPEFGTLYNVAGRGSGLIIDPSGIAVTNNHVVTGAALLKVFVAGESKPRNAKVLGVSECWDLAVIDLEGDGYPYLEFYKGEVKPGLEVYAAGFPLGDPEYTLTKGIVSKAKASGEVSWASVDSVIEHDARIRRGNSGGPLVNNEGKVVGINYAGNDQYDYNFAINAQDALSVIETLRSGKDYESIGINGQAVVSEDGSLSGIWVASVKSGSPADKAGLQGGDILTRMEGLILATDGTYSDYCDILRSHQPDDTLSIEVLRFSTGEVLAGQLNGRALETSFSFANTLGDDVSGQTSGSYDEYVTVTDDYQSIQVNIPSAWSEVDGSPWISNGDVIGASITAAANLEAFNNTFNESGVFFGVSDDIAKLGGYIQLLDVYRGSFKASCEYGGRYDYKDSAFEGAYDVFQKCSGSANTLVVLAARPQQYKTSMLVTVMVNMTNDQDAAAFDEILRTFDVIGTLP
- a CDS encoding C4-dicarboxylate transporter/malic acid transport family protein; this encodes MSVQSSRQEILRTFHPGWFGAVMGTAILATILSLNPAGLVALKPVLQAAAVGFHLFALILLIGLLIPTVYRWIVYPQESLQDLKHPIFGAMFATLPAGFLVLASATASAGKLWLPPSVSTSLLIILSGIGTVLGFAFSVAFTYFLFLNPEVRKDQANGAWFIPPVTNIIIPLALLSLIPLAPESFQNPLYALSIAFWGAGFFLFLMVAAILYERLIFHSLPPAGMIPSLWIGLGPLGVGGLVLLRLAQAGTSFLGEAMTIFLPLASVAALALWGLGIWWLGVVLPITLRAEKHGGIPYNPGWWGYIFPGGAFTALTLSLARTLQSAFFETLGALFALGLLLLWIRVFWNTLKAIQKGTAWKRG
- a CDS encoding Hpt domain-containing protein — its product is MINPEPLDKLRKFFGAEGESFVREVVTRYLQGVEGMLTDLERFLQQQDTVQFARVAHTLKGNSASVGAEEVSSLAAELEMMGRNGDLSGAPEKILLLRNAFSIAKNELEQMLRGKAP
- a CDS encoding carboxypeptidase-like regulatory domain-containing protein, which encodes MPQEQSPSLETYRKGLPVEKKSNSSTGRKRFRSLLVGMAVIIIILAAINFFQSPAAKTLAGTGSVQGIVVNKDGKPLNAEIFITGTKWQTSTNADGQFSLTLPAGNYSLVVARNGMGNEYPISVQRGKTQDLGTIVLVSTPSPGD
- a CDS encoding family 16 glycoside hydrolase, producing MVRRGYREQGQGLIEYALFVALLLVAVYLSLQAMGLSLRDAFTLVYCGISRSNACQTLFSDDFNNLNAWTIVRGIWKTQDGKLLAGPGEGRIFRDLPQKDYVISLNGAQLFQGNGYGIFFRATNPNAVNGYSFQYDPGYGGFIFRKWVNGSEISPPFAVAKAPSFDWYSQPRNIQLVVQGNTYIAYVDGVKVLEARDNTYTEGGMGLRTWDNSTISVDQVTVNSVK
- a CDS encoding response regulator encodes the protein MPEKILVVDDDALMRLMVTKTLSTEGFEFLEAENGVQAVEKAIAHQPDLIIMDVNMPEMDGYEACQRIRSNPITSAIPIILVTSLSTVEDKIKGFDSGADDYIPKPFDPIELTMRVNVLLRRMARIKATVKAPEVRPGKVIAFFSLRGGIGTTTLATNTAIALTRLWGTPTALVDLVLACGQCALMMNIPPRNSWADLARIPNEEIDIEVLRNVLRPHESGVLVLVAPNHPEEGEMIDGPKVSHVLDLLKKEYPYIILDLPHEFCEKTLAGLDTADEIWLLLAPELASVRATLLAMETFQMLNYPLERVKLLLNWTFERRGLARKAIEKTLKREIDVVIPYASEPLVKSINLGVPAVLDDTNPPLVALFENFAYLLSREDHKNNPPVNPTPTYQRVMEYLAEKNSHG